One genomic window of Quercus lobata isolate SW786 chromosome 9, ValleyOak3.0 Primary Assembly, whole genome shotgun sequence includes the following:
- the LOC115960005 gene encoding serine/arginine-rich splicing factor SR34A produces the protein MSGRFSRTIYVGNLPSDIREWEVEDLFHKYGRILDIELKIPPRPPCYCFVEFDNARDAEDAIKGRDGYNFDGCRLRVELAHGGRGPSSSDRRGSYGGGGGGGGGRSGDGGGGGGSRFGISRHSEYRVVVRGLPSSASWQDLKDHMRKAGDVCFAEVSRDGEGTFGVVDYTNYDDMKYAIRKLDDTEFRNPWARAYIRVKKYEGSPPRSRSRSRSRSRSRSRSRSRSRSRSRSRSRSRSRSVRRDRSVSLERSISRSVSRSRSASPVKPSRPRSRSRSRSRSGSPRQARSGSG, from the exons ATGAGTGGTCGTTTTTCTCGCACAATCTATGTAGGCAACCTGCCCTCAGATATAAGAGAATGGGAAGTTGAAGATCTATTTCACAag TATGGCCGTATATTAGACATTGAATTGAAGATTCCACCCCGCCCTCCATGTTATTGTTTCGTGGAG tttGATAATGCCCGGGATGCGGAAGATGCGATCAAGGGTCGTGATGGCTATAACTTTGATGGTTGTCGTTTAAGG GTTGAACTTGCCCATGGTGGTAGGGGTCCATCTTCAAGCGATCGTCGAGGTAgctatggtggtggtggtggtggtggtggtggtaggaGTGGTGATGGGGGAGGGGGCGGTGGGAGCCGATTTGGTATCTCACGCCATTCTGAATATCGAG tTGTTGTTCGTGGGCTCCCTTCTTCTGCTTCCTGGCAAGATTTGAAG GATCATATGCGAAAAGCTGGTGATGTATGTTTTGCTGAGGTGTCCCGTGATGGTGAAG GGACTTTTGGTGTTGTGGATTACACAAATTATGATGACATGAAATATGCT ATTCGGAAACTCGATGACACTGAATTCAGAAATCCTTGGGCAAGAGCTTATATTCGG GTGAAGAAATATGAGGGCAGTCCCCCAAGAAGTCGTAGTAGAAGCCGAAGTCGTAGTCGCAGTCGCAGCCGCAGCCGCAGCCGCAGCCGCAGCCGCAGCCGCAGCCGTAGCCGAAGCCGTAGCAGAAGTGTAAGAAGGGACCGGAG TGTATCATTGGAGCGGTCTATTTCTAGGTCAGTATCAAGATCCAGATCTGCATCTCCTGTCAAACCTTCCAG GCcaagatcaagatcaagatcaagatcTAGGTCAGGATCTCCCCGCCAG GCACGGTCTGGTAGTGGCTGA